A single genomic interval of Spirosoma linguale DSM 74 harbors:
- a CDS encoding RagB/SusD domain protein (PFAM: RagB/SusD domain protein) → MKFTRICSFLGLTFLLAQLSACQLTETPYSFVSPQQFYTSASDAEAALTAAYTPVTDLYGRVGTQLPDYSADQSFPRAVVGRDQLTVFSYDATMDLIGGYWQHCFNGINRANQVLDNVPKIAMDDTRKKQILAEAYFLRGLYYFHLVKTFGEVPIKQTSTKDIASTEAAKSKVEEVYALIFKDFEQAIKDLPATPKDRGRAAIGAAQGLLAKAYLYAGNWAKAVENAQAVIQSNRYSLMPNVLDLYNPLKEDAARTEQIFAAEFSALSGLNSSDLVGFYAPANSPPVFSKAAFGSAFGYMSFYNSFNPVDKRRQLLDTAYVNSAGKLIGQADVTLKDRVIIKKFLDPNSNGANGENNFPILRLADVYLIAAEAEARQNGPTAIAYAAINTVRRRAGIPDLTPGLSKDAFIEAVLQERSWELFVEADRWYDLTRTGKFKMVANVLNSYYPSRPVQDKHRFFPIPNVEVLTNSKLEQNPAWK, encoded by the coding sequence ATGAAATTTACCCGTATCTGTTCATTCCTGGGACTAACCTTTTTACTGGCGCAGCTGAGCGCGTGTCAGTTAACCGAAACGCCCTACTCTTTCGTTTCACCCCAACAGTTTTATACATCGGCTTCCGATGCCGAAGCGGCCCTCACGGCTGCCTATACCCCCGTTACCGATCTCTATGGCCGGGTGGGTACACAGTTGCCCGACTACTCCGCCGATCAGTCGTTTCCAAGGGCCGTCGTTGGCCGCGATCAACTGACGGTGTTCTCCTACGATGCCACGATGGACCTGATTGGCGGGTACTGGCAGCATTGCTTCAACGGGATTAACCGGGCCAATCAGGTACTCGACAATGTCCCGAAGATTGCGATGGACGATACCCGAAAGAAGCAGATTCTGGCTGAAGCGTATTTTCTGCGCGGACTGTACTACTTCCACCTCGTTAAAACCTTTGGCGAAGTCCCAATCAAGCAGACTAGTACCAAAGATATAGCGTCGACGGAAGCCGCCAAAAGCAAAGTTGAGGAGGTGTATGCCCTTATTTTCAAGGATTTCGAACAGGCGATAAAAGACCTGCCCGCTACGCCGAAAGACCGGGGCCGGGCGGCAATCGGGGCGGCTCAGGGCCTGCTGGCGAAAGCGTACCTGTATGCCGGAAACTGGGCGAAAGCTGTCGAAAACGCCCAAGCCGTTATTCAATCGAACCGATATAGTCTAATGCCCAACGTGCTGGACCTATACAATCCACTTAAAGAGGACGCAGCTCGGACAGAGCAGATTTTTGCGGCTGAATTTTCGGCCCTGAGTGGCTTGAATAGCTCTGATCTGGTGGGCTTCTATGCCCCGGCCAACTCGCCACCGGTCTTCTCGAAAGCAGCCTTCGGATCAGCCTTCGGCTATATGTCGTTCTACAATTCGTTCAATCCGGTCGATAAACGTCGGCAACTGCTCGATACGGCCTACGTAAATTCGGCCGGCAAGCTGATTGGTCAGGCCGATGTTACATTGAAAGACCGGGTTATTATCAAGAAGTTCCTGGACCCCAACTCCAACGGAGCCAACGGCGAAAACAACTTCCCGATTCTCAGACTGGCCGACGTATACCTCATTGCGGCCGAGGCCGAAGCGCGGCAAAATGGCCCGACAGCCATCGCCTATGCCGCCATCAACACCGTTCGTCGGCGGGCGGGCATTCCCGACCTGACGCCGGGCCTGAGCAAGGATGCCTTTATCGAAGCCGTATTGCAGGAACGTTCGTGGGAACTGTTTGTCGAGGCCGACCGCTGGTACGACCTCACCCGAACGGGCAAATTCAAAATGGTAGCCAATGTGCTGAACTCGTATTATCCATCGAGGCCGGTCCAGGACAAGCATCGATTCTTTCCCATCCCGAACGTCGAAGTGCTGACCAACTCGAAACTGGAACAAAATCCAGCCTGGAAATAA
- a CDS encoding hypothetical protein (KEGG: hypothetical protein): MTDRRTFLASAAGLFLTSSAMGSPWNNPTGNGSDTLDLNALMQPIQPRSILRDPDWYIWGGGMVRTPDGICHMLFARWPRKEGYNAWVTHSEIAHATSNDPLGPWTVTGPVFERRPGFWDADNLHNPLIQEFDGKYYLYYSGNFGPRDGTRDGWWIHRNNQRLGVAVADHPAGPWKRFDKPLLDRTTGSFDGLLVNSPTVARNRAGHYVMVYKGVSEGPMPFGGKVRMGLATATNPLGPWKKENITLFDHPTEQFPTDDNFIWYQPTRNGEGRFYAIVKDYRGFYTKQARPGSVEKESLVLFTSKTGRDWTLAAHPFVSDFHLRWANGSVSDRLHRLDQPQVWLENGKPSVLFLAVKAKDDADDSDLSYNIQIKLKA, from the coding sequence ATGACAGATCGACGCACATTTCTGGCTTCTGCCGCCGGGTTGTTCCTGACGAGCTCCGCTATGGGGTCGCCATGGAACAACCCGACCGGCAACGGGTCCGATACCCTCGACCTTAATGCGCTGATGCAGCCCATACAGCCCCGTTCAATACTGCGTGACCCCGATTGGTATATCTGGGGGGGCGGTATGGTACGAACACCCGACGGCATTTGTCATATGCTGTTTGCCCGCTGGCCACGTAAAGAAGGGTACAATGCCTGGGTGACACACTCCGAAATTGCCCACGCCACCAGCAACGACCCACTTGGCCCCTGGACCGTGACCGGACCGGTTTTTGAGCGCCGACCCGGTTTCTGGGATGCGGATAACCTGCACAACCCGCTGATTCAGGAGTTCGACGGTAAGTATTACCTCTATTATTCGGGCAATTTTGGACCCCGCGACGGCACCAGAGACGGCTGGTGGATTCACCGCAACAACCAGCGGCTGGGGGTAGCCGTTGCCGACCATCCGGCTGGACCCTGGAAACGCTTCGACAAGCCCCTGCTCGACAGAACCACCGGCTCTTTCGATGGACTGCTGGTCAATAGCCCCACCGTAGCCCGCAACCGGGCCGGGCACTATGTAATGGTTTACAAAGGCGTGAGCGAGGGACCTATGCCGTTTGGCGGAAAAGTCAGAATGGGACTGGCTACGGCAACAAACCCGCTGGGGCCCTGGAAAAAAGAAAACATCACCCTCTTCGATCATCCGACGGAGCAATTTCCAACCGATGATAACTTCATCTGGTATCAGCCAACCAGGAACGGTGAGGGCCGCTTTTATGCCATCGTGAAAGACTACCGGGGCTTTTACACCAAACAGGCCCGTCCGGGTTCAGTAGAAAAGGAATCACTGGTACTATTTACGTCTAAAACCGGACGCGACTGGACATTGGCTGCGCATCCCTTTGTGTCGGATTTTCACCTGCGCTGGGCCAACGGGTCTGTCAGCGACCGGCTCCACCGGCTCGATCAGCCACAGGTCTGGCTCGAAAACGGCAAACCGTCGGTGCTGTTTCTGGCGGTGAAAGCGAAGGATGATGCCGATGATTCAGACTTGTCGTACAATATTCAAATCAAGTTAAAGGCTTAA
- a CDS encoding Na+/solute symporter (PFAM: Na+/solute symporter~KEGG: vsp:VS_1241 putative sodium/substrate symport): MNTTIDTAVIVIFSAFVLVIGMLFARTGRNLKSFFAGGEAVPWFIGGLSLFMSFFSAGTFVAWGSIAYKYGWVAITIQWTMCIGAIITGLWLAPRWKKTGALTAAEFIRKRLGLTVQKTYIFIFTLVSIFIKGSVLYPVAKLVSISLNLPLIPTTIGLGIFMIAYTAVGGLWAVMVTDILQFVVLSAAVFILMPLAFDKVGGFEAFTQKVPATFFEPLNGEYTFGFVLAFIFYHIAYIGGNWTFVQRYTSVDSPKSARKVAFLFAGLYLVSPIIWMLPPMIYKAINPSLVGLDTENAYLEICRLVLPPGLLGLMLTGMYFSTSASANTALNVVSAVFTNDIYKGIINPGATDGQLIRVARLSSWGFGLGMIGIALLVPYVGGIVEVVLSIGAVTGGPLLAPAIWALFSKRQTGRTTLWITCSTLGLNLVFKLILPVLAGIKLSRAEEMVMGMGVPILLLAVAEWLASRETTVSSDYLRYVQDKADAPVMSSKEAASEAVETKRQNRFGLKVIAGSLVFTALMLFGLSFLTTEGAGITATISAVVLVMAVIPWRAAQRVKLSSGPQQVEKLINSDN; this comes from the coding sequence ATGAATACAACCATTGATACCGCCGTTATCGTCATTTTTTCGGCTTTTGTGCTGGTCATCGGCATGTTGTTTGCCCGAACCGGCCGCAACCTTAAGTCCTTCTTTGCCGGGGGCGAAGCGGTGCCCTGGTTCATTGGGGGACTGTCGCTGTTCATGAGCTTTTTTTCGGCGGGTACGTTCGTCGCGTGGGGAAGCATTGCCTATAAATACGGCTGGGTGGCCATCACCATTCAGTGGACCATGTGCATTGGGGCCATCATCACCGGACTTTGGCTGGCACCCCGCTGGAAAAAAACGGGGGCTCTTACAGCCGCCGAGTTTATTCGGAAGCGGTTGGGCCTGACCGTCCAGAAAACCTACATTTTCATTTTCACCCTGGTTAGCATCTTTATCAAGGGATCGGTGCTGTATCCGGTGGCGAAGCTGGTAAGCATATCGCTGAACCTGCCACTCATACCCACCACCATTGGCCTCGGCATTTTCATGATTGCCTACACAGCCGTAGGCGGGCTATGGGCAGTCATGGTGACCGACATTCTTCAGTTTGTAGTGCTGTCGGCCGCCGTGTTCATTCTGATGCCGCTGGCGTTTGATAAAGTTGGCGGGTTCGAAGCATTCACGCAGAAAGTGCCCGCTACGTTTTTTGAGCCCCTCAACGGTGAGTACACCTTCGGCTTCGTGCTGGCATTTATCTTTTACCACATCGCCTACATCGGCGGTAACTGGACGTTTGTGCAGCGGTACACCAGCGTCGACAGCCCCAAATCGGCCCGAAAAGTGGCTTTTCTGTTTGCCGGACTTTACCTCGTCAGCCCGATTATCTGGATGCTACCGCCCATGATCTATAAAGCCATCAACCCGTCGCTGGTGGGGCTCGACACGGAGAATGCGTACCTGGAAATCTGCCGACTGGTATTGCCGCCCGGACTGCTGGGTCTGATGCTTACGGGTATGTATTTCTCTACGTCGGCCAGTGCGAATACTGCGCTCAATGTCGTGTCGGCAGTCTTTACGAATGATATATACAAAGGCATCATCAACCCCGGAGCCACTGACGGGCAGCTTATCCGGGTGGCTCGTTTATCGTCCTGGGGTTTTGGTTTGGGCATGATTGGCATTGCGTTGCTGGTGCCTTATGTGGGCGGTATTGTCGAAGTGGTGCTGAGCATTGGGGCCGTAACCGGTGGTCCCCTGTTGGCCCCGGCTATCTGGGCGCTGTTTTCCAAACGGCAAACGGGCCGCACCACCTTATGGATAACCTGTTCAACGCTTGGCCTAAATCTGGTTTTTAAACTGATTCTTCCGGTGCTGGCCGGTATAAAACTGAGCCGGGCTGAAGAAATGGTGATGGGTATGGGTGTACCCATTTTGCTGTTGGCTGTTGCGGAATGGCTGGCGTCGCGCGAAACCACTGTTAGTTCTGATTACCTGCGCTATGTACAGGACAAAGCCGATGCACCCGTAATGTCATCGAAAGAGGCAGCATCGGAGGCAGTGGAAACAAAACGGCAAAATCGCTTTGGTCTGAAAGTTATTGCAGGTTCGCTGGTGTTTACGGCTCTGATGCTGTTTGGGCTGAGTTTCCTGACAACGGAAGGCGCGGGTATTACAGCAACGATTTCAGCAGTGGTGCTCGTGATGGCAGTAATACCCTGGCGGGCGGCTCAGCGAGTGAAACTATCGTCAGGGCCGCAACAGGTCGAGAAACTCATCAATTCGGATAACTGA
- a CDS encoding hypothetical protein (KEGG: amc:MADE_00608 hypothetical protein): MRVVLDINVLLIALPVSSPYRPIFDALRTGKFDLILSTNILLEYHEKLAEKTSPSVADNVVKLLLSLDNCTLQSVYFEWNLMHNDPDDNKYADCALASSADHLVSEDRHFSILRDIAFPRLSVIRIDEFLDLLRP, encoded by the coding sequence ATGAGAGTTGTTCTTGATATTAATGTCCTGCTGATTGCGCTACCCGTTTCATCGCCGTACCGCCCCATCTTCGATGCGTTGAGAACAGGTAAGTTCGATTTAATTCTGAGCACAAATATTCTGCTGGAATACCATGAGAAATTAGCCGAGAAAACGTCGCCTTCTGTAGCTGATAATGTTGTCAAACTCCTCCTTTCACTAGACAACTGTACATTGCAATCGGTGTATTTTGAATGGAATCTGATGCATAATGACCCCGACGACAATAAATACGCAGATTGTGCTTTAGCGTCGAGCGCTGACCATTTGGTTTCTGAAGACCGACACTTCTCTATTTTACGCGACATAGCCTTTCCCCGATTATCAGTTATCCGAATTGATGAGTTTCTCGACCTGTTGCGGCCCTGA
- a CDS encoding Beta-galactosidase (PFAM: glycoside hydrolase family 2 sugar binding; glycoside hydrolase family 2 immunoglobulin domain protein beta-sandwich; glycoside hydrolase family 2 TIM barrel~KEGG: sit:TM1040_3871 beta-glucuronidase) codes for MTQLKTISPVLLILWATLLSHAQYAIRDPNAIPLHGEWRFALDPVDAGERGNWYRDDASLNRWEKVTVPHCFSVDPRFQFYTGTAWYRRTFPFKSTPGKRVILHFDAAYYETSVWINNRKVGTHEGGYTPFHFDVTDYLQSDPANGALNTIAISVNNNTWKTTTIPGAKDNNLPESFPGWLNYGGLIRPVYLTVEPETYVDNIKIEAVPDLAKGTSTLKIKTRIRNAGKQAITPKLAFRVEQNGKPVVLTWKQSAGSIAANQTAVLEAETVLKAADVKLWSVDQPTLYDLQVIAATDTARTHFGIRKVEVRNAQLLLNGKPIKVAGGNRVVDYTGLGSLEPDWVVEKDMRLMKEAGMELHRLTHYTPSETVYDWADRNGMLIISEAGNWQLTPRQMDNDTMRTKFRQQFREMAERDWNHPSVIAYSVGNEYLSEQPAGQRWTKDMIAFARELDPTRLYTFASMRLNSLPKKPEDEASQYCDFISTNTYGNHANILKHIHSLYPDKPIFVSEYGTRADGKDGEAGQVTHIEKFLTDIRQLPYVVGASWWSFNDYLSRHDGTNPDGTRPWGLVRGDRSKRLLYKAHQTGMAPLTVEKVSWTTGTEGVHSVTLRVTARTDFPAYTLKKYQLKVDKTLLPIPDLQPGQQANLTFPVRGFDKTLTIEVIKPTGFSILTQTIDSTNDTRASN; via the coding sequence ATGACACAGTTAAAAACCATTTCACCTGTACTGCTTATTCTGTGGGCAACCTTATTGAGTCATGCCCAATACGCCATCCGCGACCCGAACGCTATCCCCCTGCATGGCGAATGGCGGTTTGCCCTTGACCCCGTCGATGCGGGCGAACGGGGCAACTGGTATCGGGACGATGCCTCGCTGAATCGGTGGGAAAAGGTCACGGTGCCGCACTGTTTCTCGGTCGATCCGCGCTTTCAGTTTTATACCGGAACGGCCTGGTATCGCCGGACTTTCCCATTTAAATCGACTCCGGGCAAACGCGTTATCCTTCATTTCGATGCGGCTTATTACGAAACGTCGGTCTGGATAAACAACCGGAAAGTGGGAACGCATGAGGGCGGCTATACGCCCTTTCACTTTGACGTCACCGACTATCTTCAATCCGACCCGGCCAACGGCGCGTTGAATACCATTGCCATTTCGGTTAACAACAACACCTGGAAAACGACGACCATACCGGGGGCAAAAGACAACAACCTACCCGAATCGTTTCCCGGATGGCTTAATTACGGTGGCCTGATCCGGCCCGTTTACCTGACCGTCGAGCCAGAAACCTATGTCGACAACATAAAAATCGAAGCCGTACCAGACCTAGCGAAAGGGACTTCGACATTGAAAATTAAGACCCGCATTCGGAATGCTGGAAAGCAGGCCATCACACCGAAGCTGGCCTTTCGTGTCGAACAAAATGGCAAACCTGTCGTGCTGACCTGGAAGCAGTCAGCAGGTTCCATAGCCGCTAACCAAACGGCAGTACTGGAAGCGGAAACAGTTCTCAAAGCTGCCGATGTGAAGCTCTGGAGCGTCGACCAGCCCACGTTGTACGACCTCCAGGTAATTGCCGCCACCGACACCGCCCGGACGCATTTCGGGATTCGGAAAGTAGAGGTTCGCAATGCACAACTGCTGCTGAACGGGAAGCCGATCAAGGTAGCGGGTGGCAACCGCGTTGTGGATTATACAGGACTGGGTTCATTGGAACCCGATTGGGTGGTGGAGAAAGACATGCGCCTGATGAAAGAAGCGGGCATGGAACTGCACCGGCTCACCCACTACACGCCCTCCGAAACCGTGTACGACTGGGCCGACCGTAACGGGATGCTGATCATCAGCGAAGCGGGCAACTGGCAGCTTACGCCCCGGCAAATGGATAACGATACCATGCGTACCAAATTCAGGCAGCAGTTTCGCGAGATGGCCGAGCGCGACTGGAATCACCCCAGCGTGATTGCCTACAGTGTGGGCAACGAATACCTGTCCGAGCAACCGGCGGGCCAGCGGTGGACCAAAGATATGATCGCCTTCGCCCGCGAACTCGACCCTACCCGCCTGTACACCTTCGCATCCATGCGACTAAATAGTCTGCCAAAAAAACCGGAAGATGAAGCCAGCCAGTACTGCGACTTCATCTCGACCAATACCTACGGCAACCACGCCAACATCCTGAAACACATCCACTCGCTATACCCCGACAAGCCGATTTTTGTCAGTGAATACGGCACGCGGGCCGATGGCAAAGATGGCGAAGCCGGTCAGGTAACGCACATCGAGAAGTTTCTGACGGATATTCGGCAACTGCCCTATGTGGTGGGTGCGTCGTGGTGGTCGTTCAACGATTACCTCAGTCGGCACGACGGCACGAACCCGGACGGCACCCGACCTTGGGGACTCGTTCGGGGCGACCGCTCGAAACGGCTACTCTACAAAGCACACCAGACCGGCATGGCGCCCCTTACCGTTGAAAAAGTAAGCTGGACGACTGGCACTGAGGGTGTTCACAGCGTTACCCTGCGCGTTACCGCCCGTACTGATTTCCCAGCCTACACCCTCAAAAAGTACCAGCTGAAAGTGGATAAAACGCTGCTGCCTATCCCCGATTTACAGCCCGGCCAACAGGCCAACCTTACGTTCCCGGTGCGTGGTTTCGACAAGACGCTGACCATTGAAGTCATCAAACCAACCGGCTTTTCCATTCTTACCCAAACGATTGATTCAACGAATGATACGCGAGCAAGCAACTGA